From a region of the uncultured Draconibacterium sp. genome:
- a CDS encoding MerR family transcriptional regulator — translation MPYKKPKIEKILYSIGEVADMFGVNVSHIRYWENQFEVLKPVKNKKGNRQFTKKDIETIRFIHHLVKERGLTIEGARKKLKENPEDTLNNFEVVKRLQDIKQELIAIKEGLGENEN, via the coding sequence GTGCCATACAAAAAGCCCAAAATAGAGAAGATACTGTATTCCATTGGCGAGGTAGCTGATATGTTTGGAGTAAACGTGTCGCACATTCGTTATTGGGAAAATCAGTTTGAGGTGCTAAAACCGGTAAAAAACAAAAAGGGCAACCGACAATTTACCAAGAAAGATATTGAAACGATTCGTTTTATTCATCACCTGGTAAAAGAACGCGGACTGACTATTGAAGGCGCCCGAAAAAAATTAAAAGAAAATCCGGAAGACACATTAAACAATTTCGAGGTGGTTAAACGTTTACAGGATATAAAACAAGAACTTATCGCGATAAAAGAAGGACTCGGGGAAAATGAAAATTAA
- a CDS encoding thioredoxin family protein, which yields MFKEIQSLEEFIALKEEQTAVLAYFSTDACSVCKVLKPKVEEMATASFPRMQLVYVKSDVLPDVAAQNSVFTAPTIVVFFDGRETIRKSRAFSVDELQQEIARYYSMLFD from the coding sequence ATGTTCAAAGAAATACAATCATTAGAAGAGTTTATTGCACTGAAAGAAGAGCAGACTGCTGTTCTTGCTTATTTCTCAACCGATGCCTGTTCAGTTTGTAAGGTTTTAAAACCAAAAGTAGAGGAAATGGCAACAGCCAGCTTTCCAAGAATGCAGTTAGTTTACGTTAAATCGGATGTGTTGCCCGATGTGGCTGCCCAAAACAGCGTATTTACTGCACCTACCATTGTGGTTTTTTTCGATGGCCGCGAAACAATTCGAAAGAGTCGCGCCTTTAGTGTTGATGAGTTGCAACAAGAAATTGCACGTTATTATTCAATGCTTTTTGATTAG
- a CDS encoding peptidase domain-containing ABC transporter translates to MITKQKTKHITKTFTKQHSQFYCGLACLASLVKYYGGETTQEKLREESGTTLNGTSMLGLYQAAVKLGFEAGGYEADIKNLKEQGEPVILHILKEEKLEHFVVCYGFANGKFIIGDPGWGVTEYTEEELAAVWKSKTLLKLSPGKSFITKESETKNKRIWFLRLIKEDFPLLGIAAFLGVVISVLGLATAIFSQKLIDQILPERNIRTLVFGIVIFSIILLARALITYVRSIFLVRQSKEMNVRLIANFFGKLLFLPKPFFDSTSTGDMIARMNDASRIQKVVVYLSSQIVIDVLVTLISAGYIFFYSVSTGFISLLSVPVFGFLAWRYNKRIIVAQREVMQSYAATESKYIDTISGIKAIKSYNRENLFSKVVNAIYEFFMQKVYSLGLLGARLNFWISLGSAILLAGVISWTSFLILSEQLMLGQMMAIITLVGGMGTSVINIAMANIQFQEARIAFDRMYEFAAAEPEYQVCDFDRQEDVFQLNNLQVKELNFRFPGRSLLLKDINFEVNRGEMVTFFGDIGCGKSTLLSVLQRFQKPESGRILVNGEDWLRNETVTWRKYLGVVEQHVQLFNGTILENIALEENPDTEKVVQFCQEYGFHEFITEFQQGYATIINENSTNLSGGQRQMISLARALYNKPQLLLLDEATSAMGRRTEKFVIEMMNRIKKDVAIIFVTHRPQLALYSDKIYVIENKGVAAIGRHEELINKNRFYREAFEGLVVVEKS, encoded by the coding sequence ATGATAACCAAACAAAAGACCAAACACATTACTAAAACCTTTACCAAACAACACAGCCAGTTTTACTGCGGACTTGCCTGCTTAGCATCGCTTGTTAAATATTATGGTGGCGAAACCACCCAGGAAAAACTGCGCGAGGAAAGCGGAACTACGCTAAATGGTACGTCTATGCTGGGATTGTATCAGGCGGCTGTTAAGCTGGGTTTTGAGGCGGGTGGTTATGAGGCAGATATAAAGAACCTGAAAGAACAAGGTGAACCGGTAATTTTGCACATCTTAAAAGAAGAAAAACTGGAGCACTTTGTGGTTTGTTACGGCTTTGCTAATGGTAAATTTATCATTGGTGATCCGGGGTGGGGAGTTACAGAATATACCGAAGAAGAATTGGCTGCAGTTTGGAAAAGTAAAACGCTTCTTAAACTTTCTCCCGGTAAAAGTTTTATTACAAAAGAGTCTGAAACCAAGAATAAACGTATCTGGTTTCTGCGTTTAATAAAAGAGGATTTCCCACTATTGGGTATTGCTGCTTTTCTTGGGGTTGTAATTTCGGTATTAGGTTTGGCCACCGCTATTTTCTCGCAAAAATTAATCGATCAGATTTTACCCGAAAGAAATATTCGAACACTGGTGTTTGGAATTGTAATTTTCTCCATTATTCTTTTGGCAAGGGCGCTTATAACCTATGTGCGCAGTATATTTTTGGTACGGCAAAGTAAAGAAATGAATGTGCGCTTAATCGCTAACTTTTTTGGCAAATTGCTTTTTTTGCCCAAACCTTTTTTCGATAGCACTTCAACCGGCGATATGATTGCTCGTATGAATGATGCCAGCCGTATACAAAAGGTTGTTGTTTATTTAAGCAGCCAGATAGTTATTGATGTATTGGTTACATTGATATCAGCAGGATACATCTTCTTTTACTCGGTATCAACCGGTTTTATAAGTTTATTGTCGGTACCGGTTTTTGGCTTTTTGGCGTGGCGTTACAACAAAAGGATTATTGTTGCCCAACGCGAAGTAATGCAAAGCTATGCTGCTACTGAAAGCAAGTATATAGATACCATTAGCGGAATAAAAGCGATTAAATCGTATAACCGCGAAAACCTGTTTTCAAAAGTTGTAAATGCTATTTATGAATTTTTTATGCAGAAGGTTTACAGTTTAGGATTGCTTGGAGCCCGGCTTAATTTCTGGATTAGCCTCGGAAGTGCAATACTGCTTGCAGGAGTTATTTCATGGACTTCATTTTTAATATTGTCTGAACAATTAATGTTGGGGCAAATGATGGCCATTATTACTTTGGTAGGAGGAATGGGAACCTCGGTAATAAATATTGCCATGGCGAATATTCAGTTTCAGGAAGCCCGCATTGCTTTTGATCGAATGTATGAATTTGCTGCTGCTGAACCTGAGTACCAGGTTTGCGATTTTGATAGGCAAGAAGATGTGTTTCAACTTAACAACCTTCAGGTAAAAGAATTAAACTTCCGTTTTCCCGGGAGGAGTTTGTTGCTTAAGGATATCAATTTCGAGGTGAACAGAGGAGAAATGGTAACTTTTTTTGGAGACATTGGCTGTGGCAAAAGTACATTGCTTTCTGTTTTGCAACGATTTCAGAAGCCTGAGTCCGGTAGAATTCTGGTAAATGGAGAAGATTGGTTGAGGAATGAAACAGTAACATGGCGGAAATACTTAGGAGTTGTAGAGCAGCATGTTCAATTATTTAATGGTACTATACTGGAAAATATTGCGCTGGAAGAGAATCCTGATACAGAAAAGGTTGTTCAGTTTTGCCAGGAATATGGATTTCATGAGTTCATTACAGAATTCCAACAAGGATATGCAACCATCATTAACGAGAACAGTACTAATCTTTCTGGGGGGCAAAGGCAAATGATATCTTTAGCAAGAGCTTTATATAACAAGCCCCAATTGCTATTACTCGATGAAGCTACGTCTGCAATGGGGCGACGAACAGAGAAATTTGTTATTGAAATGATGAACCGGATTAAAAAGGACGTTGCAATAATTTTTGTAACGCACAGGCCTCAACTTGCTCTTTATTCAGATAAAATTTATGTGATTGAAAATAAAGGTGTAGCAGCAATTGGCAGACACGAAGAACTTATTAATAAAAACCGGTTTTACCGGGAAGCCTTTGAAGGTCTGGTTGTGGTCGAAAAGAGCTAA
- the ispF gene encoding 2-C-methyl-D-erythritol 2,4-cyclodiphosphate synthase, with product MDFRIGQGYDVHRLAEGETLWLGGVLIPHSKGTVAHSDGDVLIHAICDAMLGALKLRDIGTHFPDTAAEFKNIDSKILLKKSYELVKQKGYEIVNIDSTVQAQQPKLKPHIPAMEQCMADVLEIDVDRVSVKATTTETLGFEGREEGMSVNAVVLLKRI from the coding sequence ATGGATTTCAGAATTGGACAAGGATATGATGTACACCGTTTAGCCGAAGGAGAAACTTTGTGGTTAGGCGGTGTTCTTATTCCCCACAGTAAGGGGACAGTAGCACACTCTGATGGCGATGTATTGATACATGCCATTTGTGATGCTATGCTAGGCGCGCTGAAATTACGCGATATTGGTACACATTTTCCTGATACCGCTGCCGAGTTTAAGAATATCGATAGTAAAATTTTGCTAAAAAAGTCGTACGAGCTGGTAAAACAAAAGGGCTACGAAATTGTAAATATCGACTCAACGGTGCAGGCGCAGCAGCCCAAATTGAAGCCGCATATTCCGGCAATGGAGCAGTGTATGGCCGATGTTCTGGAAATTGATGTCGACCGCGTATCGGTGAAGGCTACAACTACCGAAACGCTTGGTTTCGAAGGCCGCGAAGAAGGTATGTCGGTTAATGCGGTGGTTCTTCTAAAACGCATATAA
- a CDS encoding TPM domain-containing protein: protein MGVQKYFSEAGKLQITNAIRVAETNTSGEIRVHIENHCKGDVLDRAAYLFEKLEMHKTELRNGVLFYLAVEDKKFAILGDGGINQKVPDDFWESTKEVVIAKLKEGKYAEALADGIIMAGEQLKTHFPYQDDDVNELSDEISFGK, encoded by the coding sequence ATGGGAGTTCAAAAATATTTTAGTGAAGCAGGAAAACTGCAAATAACCAATGCCATTCGTGTGGCTGAAACCAATACCTCGGGAGAGATACGGGTGCACATCGAAAATCACTGTAAAGGCGATGTTTTGGATCGTGCAGCTTATCTTTTTGAAAAGTTGGAAATGCACAAAACCGAATTGCGCAACGGTGTGCTTTTTTACCTTGCGGTTGAGGATAAAAAATTTGCGATTTTAGGCGATGGAGGAATAAACCAAAAGGTCCCCGACGATTTCTGGGAAAGTACCAAAGAAGTGGTTATTGCCAAATTAAAAGAGGGTAAATACGCTGAAGCTTTGGCCGACGGAATTATAATGGCAGGCGAACAGTTAAAAACGCATTTCCCTTATCAGGATGATGATGTGAATGAATTATCAGACGAGATTTCGTTTGGAAAATAA
- a CDS encoding TPM domain-containing protein has translation MKRTIILLIALVVSATSLLAQIPERPQPARLVNDFANLLSDGEKQNMENALEQFARKTSTQIVVVTVPDLEGYDRADYAQRLGENWGVGQKGNDNGLVVLVKPKVGNSRGQVFIATGYGLEGVLPDAILNTTIVNEEMIPRFKQEDYYGGLAAGLNVIMDITRGEYTAANYQEKVNAGGSAGIPFIIIFFVLLITLFGRSRRGRFYSPGRSLPFWLAMGMMSGSGRSSGSFGNFSSGNGSFGGGGFGGFGGGSFGGGGAGGSW, from the coding sequence ATGAAAAGAACAATAATATTACTAATTGCACTCGTCGTAAGCGCTACAAGCTTATTGGCACAAATACCCGAACGTCCGCAACCTGCTCGTTTGGTTAACGATTTTGCCAACTTATTAAGCGATGGTGAAAAGCAAAATATGGAAAATGCCCTGGAGCAGTTTGCACGAAAAACTTCCACACAAATTGTAGTGGTAACGGTTCCTGATCTGGAAGGATATGATCGTGCCGATTACGCGCAACGACTGGGTGAAAACTGGGGAGTCGGCCAAAAAGGCAATGATAATGGTTTGGTGGTTTTGGTTAAACCAAAAGTTGGGAACAGCAGGGGGCAGGTGTTTATTGCAACCGGCTACGGACTGGAAGGTGTTTTGCCTGATGCCATTTTAAATACCACAATCGTTAACGAAGAAATGATCCCACGCTTTAAACAGGAGGATTATTATGGTGGTTTGGCGGCAGGATTAAACGTAATTATGGATATCACCCGAGGAGAATATACAGCAGCGAATTACCAGGAAAAGGTTAACGCCGGCGGCAGTGCCGGAATTCCCTTTATAATTATCTTTTTTGTTTTGCTAATAACCTTATTTGGAAGAAGCAGGCGAGGTCGGTTTTATTCACCGGGCAGAAGTTTGCCATTCTGGTTAGCTATGGGAATGATGTCGGGGAGTGGTCGTTCATCAGGCTCGTTCGGAAACTTTTCGTCGGGAAACGGAAGTTTCGGTGGCGGAGGCTTTGGAGGTTTTGGTGGCGGAAGCTTTGGCGGCGGAGGCGCCGGTGGAAGCTGGTAA
- a CDS encoding urocanate hydratase, whose translation MNLENFKTAILQGIPDELPMPKPYETNINHAPKRKDVLSANEKKLALKNALRYFPAKFHEVLAPEFLNELETFGRIYMYRFRPDYKMYARPIDEYPAKSKQAASIMLMIQNNLDYAVAQHPHELITYGGNGAVFQNWAQYLLTMKYLAEMTDEQTLAMYSGHPMGLFPSHKSAPRVVVTNGMVIPNYSGRDDYERMNALGVSQYGQMTAGSYMYIGPQGIVHGTTITVMNAARLHSPGDFGGKIFVTSGLGGMSGAQPKATVIAGMVCIVAEVNPKAVEVRHSQGWVDEVYTDLNELMARAQKARENKEAVSLAYQGNIVDLWEKLAEENIPVELGSDQTSLHNPFAGGYYPAGLTFEESNKMMAENPEQFTEEVYKTLRRHVAAVNQLTQNGMYFWDYGNAFLLEASRAGANITKADGEFKYPSYVQDIMGPLFFDYGFGPFRWVCTSGKAEDLETSDKIAADVLAEIAASAPDEITGQMEDNIHWIKEAGKNKLVVGSQARILYADCNGRTKIAKAFNDAIADGRISAPIVLGRDHHDVSGTDSPYRETSNIYDGSSFTADMAVQNFVGDGFRGATWISLHNGGGVGWGEVINGGFGMTIDGSPEAEERLRIMLHWDVNNGISRRSWARNKPARFAIEQAMKENPDLKVTLPEEADDDLLDGLFY comes from the coding sequence ATGAATTTAGAAAATTTTAAAACTGCCATTTTACAAGGGATCCCAGACGAACTTCCAATGCCGAAACCGTATGAAACCAACATTAACCACGCCCCCAAAAGAAAGGACGTATTATCGGCGAATGAAAAAAAACTGGCGTTAAAAAATGCCTTGCGTTACTTCCCTGCTAAATTTCATGAAGTACTCGCCCCCGAGTTTTTGAACGAACTGGAAACATTTGGACGCATTTATATGTACCGCTTCCGCCCCGATTACAAAATGTATGCACGCCCTATTGATGAATACCCGGCAAAGTCGAAACAGGCAGCATCGATTATGCTGATGATACAAAACAACCTGGATTATGCCGTAGCGCAACATCCGCACGAGTTGATCACTTACGGTGGAAACGGTGCGGTTTTTCAAAACTGGGCGCAGTACCTGCTTACTATGAAATACCTGGCCGAAATGACCGACGAACAAACGCTGGCAATGTATTCCGGTCACCCAATGGGCTTGTTCCCGTCGCATAAAAGTGCACCGCGTGTTGTAGTTACCAACGGCATGGTAATTCCGAACTATTCGGGCCGCGACGATTACGAACGAATGAATGCTCTTGGCGTTTCGCAATACGGGCAAATGACTGCCGGATCATACATGTACATTGGGCCGCAAGGCATTGTGCATGGCACAACAATTACCGTTATGAATGCCGCCCGCCTGCACTCGCCCGGCGATTTTGGAGGAAAAATATTTGTTACCAGCGGACTGGGAGGCATGTCGGGAGCGCAGCCAAAAGCAACGGTAATTGCCGGGATGGTTTGTATTGTTGCTGAAGTAAATCCGAAAGCAGTAGAAGTTCGCCACAGTCAGGGTTGGGTGGATGAAGTTTATACCGACCTGAACGAATTGATGGCACGTGCACAAAAAGCGCGTGAGAATAAAGAAGCCGTTTCGCTGGCTTACCAGGGCAATATTGTTGATTTGTGGGAAAAGCTGGCCGAAGAAAATATTCCGGTTGAACTGGGATCGGATCAAACGTCGTTGCACAATCCGTTTGCAGGAGGTTATTACCCGGCCGGATTAACTTTTGAAGAATCGAATAAAATGATGGCAGAAAATCCGGAACAGTTTACGGAAGAAGTTTATAAAACCCTGCGCCGACATGTAGCTGCAGTGAATCAGCTGACACAAAACGGCATGTATTTTTGGGATTACGGCAATGCTTTCCTGTTAGAAGCGAGTAGAGCCGGCGCCAATATTACCAAAGCCGATGGTGAGTTTAAATACCCGTCGTACGTTCAGGATATTATGGGACCACTGTTCTTCGATTATGGTTTTGGCCCTTTCCGCTGGGTATGCACATCAGGGAAAGCTGAGGATCTGGAAACGTCAGATAAAATTGCGGCCGATGTGCTGGCTGAAATAGCTGCTTCAGCGCCGGATGAAATAACCGGACAGATGGAAGACAATATTCACTGGATAAAAGAAGCCGGCAAAAACAAACTGGTCGTGGGGTCGCAGGCACGAATATTATATGCCGATTGTAATGGCCGCACAAAAATTGCCAAAGCGTTTAACGATGCCATTGCCGACGGACGCATTTCTGCTCCTATCGTTTTAGGACGCGATCACCACGATGTTTCTGGTACTGATTCGCCGTATCGTGAGACTTCAAATATTTACGATGGTTCCTCGTTTACAGCCGATATGGCTGTGCAGAATTTTGTGGGAGATGGTTTCCGTGGCGCTACCTGGATTTCGTTGCACAACGGCGGCGGTGTTGGCTGGGGAGAGGTAATTAACGGCGGTTTTGGAATGACCATCGACGGCTCGCCCGAAGCAGAAGAACGCCTGAGAATAATGCTTCACTGGGATGTAAACAACGGAATTTCGCGGCGCAGCTGGGCACGAAACAAACCGGCACGTTTTGCCATTGAGCAGGCAATGAAAGAAAATCCGGATTTGAAAGTTACACTACCTGAAGAAGCTGACGATGATTTGCTGGATGGGCTCTTTTATTAA
- a CDS encoding CoA-binding protein, translating into MSKRTLVIGASENPARYSNKAILALRRNNHEVVALAKRNGQVDDVAIETTFPEKDEIHTVTLYVGPQHQPGYYSDIIKLKPQRVIFNPGTENPEFAEKLEANGIEAEKACTLVLLSIGNY; encoded by the coding sequence ATGAGTAAACGCACACTTGTTATCGGTGCCAGCGAAAACCCGGCACGATATTCCAACAAAGCAATTCTTGCACTTCGACGGAACAATCACGAGGTTGTGGCGCTGGCTAAACGCAACGGACAGGTTGATGATGTTGCCATTGAAACAACTTTTCCCGAAAAGGACGAAATACATACCGTAACACTTTACGTTGGTCCACAACATCAGCCCGGCTATTACTCGGATATAATTAAACTGAAACCGCAACGTGTTATTTTTAATCCGGGAACTGAAAATCCGGAATTTGCTGAAAAGTTGGAAGCCAACGGAATTGAGGCAGAAAAAGCGTGTACGTTGGTTTTGCTGAGTATAGGGAATTACTAG
- a CDS encoding Nif3-like dinuclear metal center hexameric protein has protein sequence MKIKAITNFLEDLAPLKLQESYDNAGLILGDKNTEVSAALVTLDVTEEVVDEAIKRKAGLIIAHHPIVFSGLKKITGKNYVERTLIKAIKHDVAIYAAHTNLDSVTGGVNGKICEKLGLQNCKILQPAGGRLKKLVTFVPVDHANKVREAVFAAGAGQIGNYDSCSFNAHGQGTFRGSDTTNPFVGKKGEQHYENEIRVETIFPDYLQGKVINALFQAHPYEEVAYDIYSLDNKFDQIGAGMIGLLPKEKSETAFLRQLKKTFDVKMIRHTALQDKKVKKIAVCGGAGSFLLNQAIAAEADFFVTGDFKYHQFFDAENKIVIADIGHFESEQFTKELFYEILTKKFPKFAVHLSEVNTNPVFYF, from the coding sequence ATGAAAATTAAAGCTATTACCAATTTTTTGGAAGATCTTGCACCGTTAAAATTGCAGGAATCATACGACAATGCCGGATTAATTCTTGGCGATAAAAACACCGAGGTTTCAGCAGCCCTGGTTACGCTCGACGTAACCGAAGAAGTTGTTGATGAAGCGATAAAAAGAAAAGCAGGATTAATTATTGCCCACCATCCCATTGTGTTTTCGGGATTGAAAAAGATTACAGGAAAAAATTACGTTGAACGTACACTTATAAAAGCAATAAAACACGACGTAGCCATTTATGCAGCACACACCAATCTCGACAGTGTAACAGGCGGAGTAAATGGAAAGATCTGCGAGAAACTTGGATTGCAGAACTGCAAAATTCTTCAGCCCGCCGGCGGTAGGCTAAAAAAGCTTGTGACTTTTGTACCGGTTGATCATGCCAATAAAGTTCGCGAAGCTGTTTTTGCTGCCGGTGCCGGACAGATTGGAAATTACGACTCGTGCAGTTTTAATGCGCATGGGCAAGGCACTTTTCGTGGTAGCGACACCACAAATCCTTTTGTTGGAAAAAAAGGCGAACAACATTACGAAAACGAAATCCGCGTTGAAACCATTTTTCCCGATTACCTTCAGGGAAAAGTTATAAATGCCCTCTTTCAGGCACATCCGTACGAAGAAGTAGCCTACGATATTTATTCGCTAGACAATAAATTTGATCAGATTGGCGCAGGTATGATCGGTTTGTTACCCAAAGAAAAAAGCGAAACCGCTTTTCTTCGCCAGTTAAAGAAAACTTTTGATGTAAAAATGATCAGGCACACCGCTTTGCAAGATAAGAAGGTGAAGAAAATAGCCGTTTGCGGAGGAGCAGGTTCGTTTCTTCTAAACCAGGCAATTGCGGCCGAAGCTGACTTTTTTGTGACAGGCGATTTTAAATATCATCAATTTTTTGATGCCGAAAATAAAATAGTTATCGCCGATATCGGACATTTTGAGAGTGAACAGTTCACTAAAGAACTTTTTTATGAGATACTTACAAAAAAATTCCCTAAATTTGCAGTCCATTTATCAGAGGTGAATACCAACCCGGTTTTTTACTTCTGA
- a CDS encoding C4-type zinc ribbon domain-containing protein, with translation MNAPYSRQEDKDISVEEKLRALHELQSVVSDVDKIKTLRGELPLEVQDLEDEIAGLKTRLVNLDDEVKNLDTSINNKKIAIKDSQALIVKYTEQQNNVRNNREFDSLSKEIEFQNLEIELSEKRIKEFTVEMAQKKETITASKEQLKEREEDLDRKKSELSEITEETKIEEDKLRTKSEKIESFIEPRLLGAFKRIRKNARNGLAVVTIQRDACGGCFNKIPPQRQLDIASRKKIIVCEYCGRILVDQNINVVEDIAE, from the coding sequence ATGAATGCACCATATTCAAGGCAAGAAGACAAAGACATTTCAGTAGAAGAGAAATTACGCGCGTTGCATGAATTGCAAAGTGTTGTTTCTGACGTTGATAAAATAAAAACCCTAAGGGGTGAGCTTCCTTTAGAAGTTCAGGATCTGGAAGACGAAATCGCCGGTTTAAAAACCAGGTTGGTAAATCTTGATGACGAGGTTAAAAATCTCGACACTTCAATCAATAACAAAAAAATTGCGATTAAAGATTCGCAAGCGTTGATTGTAAAATATACCGAGCAGCAAAACAACGTTCGTAACAACCGCGAATTCGATTCGCTTTCGAAAGAAATTGAGTTCCAAAACCTGGAAATCGAACTTTCTGAAAAACGTATTAAAGAGTTCACAGTAGAAATGGCTCAGAAAAAAGAAACCATTACTGCATCGAAAGAACAGTTAAAAGAGCGTGAAGAAGATCTGGACAGAAAGAAAAGCGAACTTTCGGAAATTACTGAAGAAACCAAGATCGAAGAAGATAAGCTGAGAACGAAATCAGAAAAAATCGAGTCGTTTATCGAGCCCCGCCTTTTGGGAGCTTTTAAACGTATTCGCAAAAATGCACGCAACGGTTTGGCCGTAGTTACTATTCAACGTGATGCTTGTGGTGGTTGCTTTAACAAAATCCCACCTCAGCGCCAGTTGGATATTGCCAGCCGCAAAAAAATTATTGTTTGCGAATATTGTGGTCGTATTTTGGTTGACCAGAATATTAACGTAGTTGAAGATATTGCTGAATAA
- a CDS encoding LemA family protein → MKRFRIVLIALVSVVLFSSCGYNKMVEMDEQVTASWAQVENVYQRRADLIPNLVNTVKGYAEHEQETLTGVIEARSKATSVNIDPTKLNAQSLQQFNQAQEGLSSALSKLMVVVERYPDLKANQNFLELQAQLEGTENRIAVERRKFNQTTQSYNAYIRKFPRVIYAGWFGFEKKTYFEAQQGAEKAPEVQF, encoded by the coding sequence ATGAAAAGATTTAGAATTGTATTAATCGCATTAGTAAGTGTAGTGTTATTTTCGAGTTGTGGTTACAACAAAATGGTGGAAATGGATGAGCAGGTAACTGCATCGTGGGCACAGGTAGAGAACGTGTATCAGCGTCGTGCCGATCTGATCCCGAACCTTGTAAATACTGTAAAAGGTTATGCCGAACACGAGCAGGAAACGCTGACCGGCGTTATTGAAGCGCGCTCGAAAGCTACTTCCGTGAATATCGATCCTACAAAATTAAATGCACAGTCGCTTCAACAATTTAACCAGGCGCAGGAAGGCCTTTCCTCTGCTTTAAGTAAGTTGATGGTAGTTGTTGAGCGTTATCCTGATTTAAAAGCCAATCAGAATTTTCTGGAATTGCAGGCGCAGTTGGAAGGAACCGAAAACCGAATTGCTGTAGAACGTCGTAAATTTAACCAGACTACACAATCGTACAATGCCTATATCCGGAAATTTCCACGGGTAATTTATGCCGGTTGGTTCGGTTTCGAAAAGAAAACCTATTTCGAAGCGCAGCAAGGTGCAGAAAAAGCTCCTGAAGTACAGTTCTAG
- a CDS encoding TlpA disulfide reductase family protein, with protein sequence MRKIIKYLIIVIIGFVVAYLIAQVTNKYNEKKEAEIRIQTLPDVDFASVLGDSISLQDFDSGRSLVLIYFHPECEHCQYEAKEIGLRADEFNNCQLVMITPDDSLARIEKFCEQYHLQEIDNLEVLLDRDSKFELTFGNAVLPSVYIYDKGQKLKKQFLGETKPEAIVAEIGSDSDTQVLESE encoded by the coding sequence ATGCGAAAAATAATTAAGTACCTTATAATTGTAATAATAGGATTTGTGGTTGCTTATCTTATTGCTCAGGTTACCAATAAATACAACGAAAAGAAAGAAGCAGAAATAAGAATACAAACATTACCAGATGTTGACTTTGCCTCTGTTTTAGGAGACTCGATAAGTTTACAGGATTTTGATTCAGGCCGGTCATTGGTTTTGATCTACTTTCATCCTGAATGTGAACATTGCCAATATGAAGCCAAAGAAATTGGGCTGCGAGCTGATGAATTTAATAATTGCCAGTTAGTAATGATAACTCCTGATGATTCATTGGCACGTATCGAAAAATTCTGCGAACAATACCATTTACAGGAGATCGATAATTTGGAGGTATTGCTTGACAGGGATAGTAAATTTGAACTAACATTTGGGAATGCGGTTTTGCCTTCGGTGTATATTTACGATAAAGGGCAAAAGCTGAAAAAACAATTTTTGGGTGAAACCAAACCCGAAGCTATTGTTGCAGAAATTGGGAGTGATTCGGATACACAAGTTTTAGAGAGTGAATGA